Proteins from a genomic interval of Rosa chinensis cultivar Old Blush chromosome 2, RchiOBHm-V2, whole genome shotgun sequence:
- the LOC112184165 gene encoding uncharacterized protein LOC112184165: protein MVTGEKAEEFTAWKKVEAKREYEAKKAAEANRPKGENGMVEESEEGWSSNAQQGRQGWRSSEKQESASLTFKQASTSANNLPIFMLLGLSPLRAAAPRFIRVAWQPPEPPWVKVNIDGSFRNQDQAGSGGVFRDPSTVFLGAFSNKVIAHSAIDAEILAFLEALKSAWTKGWNYIWLETDSMLIGRYLSNPGLVPWRLRTLWQNGLHLASQLNVQVSHIYREGNAPAYALANYGVDHVGSFGGMWPLPSY from the exons ATGGTGACTGGTGAGAAAGCTGAGGAGTTCACTGCTTGGAAGAAGGTAGAGGCGAAGAGAGAATATGAGGCCAAGAAAGCAGCTGAAGCAAATAGGCCCAAG GGTGAAAATGGAATGGTTGAGGAGAGCGAGGAAGGGTGGAGCTCAAATGCACAGCAAGGGAGGCAGGGGTGGAGGTCATCTGAGAAGCAAG AATCGGCTAGCCTGACTTTCAAGCAAGCAAGCACATCTGCTAACAACCTTCCTATTTTCATGCTTCTGGGCTTATCACCTTTGAGAGCTGCTGCCCCTAGGTTTATTCGTGTCGCTTGGCAGCCTCCTGAGCCTCCATGGGTGAAGGTTAACATTGATGGGTCCTTCCGGAACCAGGATCAAGCGGGCTCAGGAGGGGTTTTTCGGGATCCCTCCACGGTTTTCTTAGGTGCTTTCTCTAACAAAGTCATTGCTCACAGCGCTATTGATGCTGAAATTCTGGCATTCTTGGAAGCCTTGAAGAGTGCATGGACTAAAGGGTGGAATTATATATGGCTAGAAACGGATTCTATGCTAATTGGCAGGTACCTCAGCAACCCAGGTTTGGTTCCTTGGAGATTACGGACTCTTTGGCAAAATGGATTGCACCTTGCTAGTCAACTGAACGTTCAAGTGTCTCATATTTACCGTGAGGGGAACGCTCCTGCATATGCTCTTGCTAATTACGGAGTAGACCATGTGGGGAGTTTTGGTGGGATGTGGCCTCTACCTTCTTATTGA
- the LOC112184166 gene encoding cyclin-dependent kinase F-3, producing the protein MEGSLGDLIDERRSRRIPFSEAEIRSLGRQVLQGLEFMHHQRGFMHRDLKPENLLVNKGDIKISDLGTATDIDCGGQAHHHYVTTRWYRAPEMLFRAFVKNESLRPFEYDEKVDIWAMGTIIAELFLMHPLFQGDDSPDQLYRICEVIGAPSRDSRTMPKLGPENGVGLRALMPYASESAIDLIESLCSWDPLKRPSAKEALQHPFFKRGQNVDAPPGFGSYCTHTRNSVVPKMRELSTMQPILGAY; encoded by the coding sequence ATGGAGGGTAGCCTTGGTGATCTTATTGATGAGAGGCGGAGCAGGAGAATCCCTTTCTCGGAGGCCGAAATCCGATCATTGGGCCGTCAGGTGTTGCAAGGCCTTGAATTCATGCATCACCAACGCGGGTTCATGCACCGGGATCTGAAGCCGGAGAATCTTTTGGTGAACAAGGGCGACATCAAGATTTCGGATCTGGGTACTGCTACGGACATCGACTGCGGCGGCCAAGCCCATCATCATTACGTCACCACAAGGTGGTACAGAGCCCCCGAGATGCTGTTTCGGGCCTTTGTGAAAAACGAGAGCCTTCGACCTTTTGAGTACGATGAGAAGGTAGATATATGGGCGATGGGGACGATCATCGCAGAACTGTTTCTGATGCACCCTCTCTTCCAGGGTGACGATTCGCCGGACCAGCTCTACAGGATATGCGAAGTCATCGGCGCTCCAAGTAGGGATTCACGGACGATGCCTAAACTTGGGCCGGAGAATGGTGTGGGTCTTCGAGCATTGATGCCATATGCCAGTGAATCGGCCATCGATCTCATAGAGTCTCTTTGTTCTTGGGACCCTTTGAAAAGGCCTAGTGCTAAGGAAGCTCTCCAGCATCCCTTCTTCAAGAGAGGGCAGAATGTTGACGCTCCTCCTGGGTTCGGCTCATATTGCACTCATACAAGGAACAGTGTGGTTCCGAAGATGAGAGAGTTATCAACCATGCAGCCAATACTGGGAGCCTATTGA
- the LOC112184994 gene encoding uncharacterized protein LOC112184994, with protein MKKKRKQEKMRRRVKGLVLRAQARIFLAWINSGISFLESDWIDQLRNMMADGGEGSGGDIQGGEGEGEEEEVGARWRRRRRRRRWRSRPRRRPRWWRRRRTRGRRRVEREFQTEGMGLIWRNTHGPRVCRRLI; from the exons ATGAAGAAG AAAAGAAAACAGGAGAAGATGAGAAGAAGGGTGAAAGGTCTGGTGCTTCGTGCTCAAGCTCGGATCTTCCTTGCATGGATAAACTCAGGGATCAGCTTTCTTGAGAG TGATTGGATCGACCAGTTAAGGAATATGATGGCTGACGGCGGAGAGGGATCTGGTGGCGATATTCAAGGCGGTgagggagaaggagaggaagaagaggtgggcGCGcggtggaggaggagaagaagaagaaggaggtggAGGTCAAGGCCAAGGAGGAGGCCAAGgtggtggaggagaagaaggacAAGGGGGAGGAGAAGAGTGGAAAGAGAG TTCCAAACAGAGGGAATGGGCTTGATATGGAGAAATACTCATGGACCCAGAGTCTGTAGGAGGTTAATATAA
- the LOC112190205 gene encoding uncharacterized protein LOC112190205 isoform X1 → MAAPFFSTPFQPYVYQSPQDAMIPFQILGGEAQLVQIMLKPEEKVIAKPGSMCFISGSIEMENVFVPENEVGVWQWLFGKTVSSIVFHNNGQGDGFVGIVAPSLARILPIDLAMFGGEILCQPDAFLCSVNDVKVSNTVDQRARNIIPGAEGFVRQKLSGQGLAFIIAGGSVVQKNLDAGEVLSVDVSCIAAVTATVNIQIKYNGPMRRAVFGEN, encoded by the exons ATGGCTGCACCGTTTTTCTCAACGCCGTTTCAGCCCTACGTGTACCAG AGTCCACAAGATGCTATGATACCGTTTCAAATTCTGGGTGGTGAAGCTCAATTGGTGCAG ATAATGTTGAAGCCGGAAGAAAAGGTTATAGCAAAGCCTG GTTCAATGTGCTTCATATCCGGGTCGATCGAAATGGAAAATGTTTTTGTTCCTGAAAATGAAGTAGGGGTGTGGCAGTGGCTTTTTGGCAAGACAGTGAGTAGCATAGTTTTTCACAATAACGGTCAAGGCGATGGGTTTGTTGGAATTGTTGCACCTTCTCTGGCCAGAATTCTCCCG ATTGATTTGGCAATGTTTGGCGGAGAGATTTTGTGCCAG CCAGATGCATTCCTTTGTTCCGTTAATGATGTTAAAGTCAGTAATACCGTTGACCAAAGGGCTCGTAATATTATTCCTGGTGCAGAG GGTTTTGTAAGACAGAAGTTATCTGGCCAAGGGCTTGCATTTATAATTGCAGGTGGATCTG TTGTACAGAAAAATCTTGATGCGGGCGAGGTACTATCTGTTGATGTTTCTTGTATAGCAGCTGTGACTGCAACAGTCAACATCCAAATCAAATACAATGGGCCCATGAGAAGAGCAGTGTTTGGT GAAAACTAG
- the LOC112190205 gene encoding uncharacterized protein LOC112190205 isoform X2, whose translation MAAPFFSTPFQPYVYQSPQDAMIPFQILGGEAQLVQIMLKPEEKVIAKPGSMCFISGSIEMENVFVPENEVGVWQWLFGKTVSSIVFHNNGQGDGFVGIVAPSLARILPIDLAMFGGEILCQPDAFLCSVNDVKVSNTVDQRARNIIPGAEGFVRQKLSGQGLAFIIAGGSVVQKNLDAGEVLSVDVSCIAAVTATVNIQIKYNGPMRRAVFGVSFILCSFLTNVCFLVTSPNMRENPKFVLQIAIFFFLAYVVIISSLILTDV comes from the exons ATGGCTGCACCGTTTTTCTCAACGCCGTTTCAGCCCTACGTGTACCAG AGTCCACAAGATGCTATGATACCGTTTCAAATTCTGGGTGGTGAAGCTCAATTGGTGCAG ATAATGTTGAAGCCGGAAGAAAAGGTTATAGCAAAGCCTG GTTCAATGTGCTTCATATCCGGGTCGATCGAAATGGAAAATGTTTTTGTTCCTGAAAATGAAGTAGGGGTGTGGCAGTGGCTTTTTGGCAAGACAGTGAGTAGCATAGTTTTTCACAATAACGGTCAAGGCGATGGGTTTGTTGGAATTGTTGCACCTTCTCTGGCCAGAATTCTCCCG ATTGATTTGGCAATGTTTGGCGGAGAGATTTTGTGCCAG CCAGATGCATTCCTTTGTTCCGTTAATGATGTTAAAGTCAGTAATACCGTTGACCAAAGGGCTCGTAATATTATTCCTGGTGCAGAG GGTTTTGTAAGACAGAAGTTATCTGGCCAAGGGCTTGCATTTATAATTGCAGGTGGATCTG TTGTACAGAAAAATCTTGATGCGGGCGAGGTACTATCTGTTGATGTTTCTTGTATAGCAGCTGTGACTGCAACAGTCAACATCCAAATCAAATACAATGGGCCCATGAGAAGAGCAGTGTTTGGTGTAAGTT TTATACTTTGTAGCTTTTTAACAAATGTATGCTTTCTGGTTACATCACCAAACATGAGGGAAAATCCAAAGTTCGTCCTGCAGATagccattttctttttcttggcatATGTTGTGATTATATCTTCTTTAATCTTGACCGATGTATGA